The following nucleotide sequence is from Streptomyces pactum.
GCTGCCCGGTCACCGCCCGGTGCGCCTGGCGGCAGGCCGGTTCCCCGGCGCACGACGGTCCGCCCCGGCGCGGCCAGACCTACGCCGGGACCGACCGCCAGGTGCGCGGCAAGCTGCTGGCCGTGCTCCGCGAGGCGACGGCCCCGGTGCCGCAGCGGGACCTGGACCGGGTGTGGGACGAGCCGGTGCAGCGGGCCCGCGCGCTGGACGGGCTGGTGGCGGACGGGCTGGTGGAACCGCTCGCCGACGGCCGCTACCGGCTGCCGCTCACCTGACCGTCCCGGCAGCCCCCCATGGGCCCCGCGCTGTGACGAGGTGCAGCCCCCTGAGGCCCGGCGCTGTGACAAGGTTGTGACAGTCCGGGCACCTGACCAGCACAGTCGTCCGTCCCACGGGCCGTTGTTACAGAATCTATGGACGGCTGTGCCGCCTCCGCAGGTCTGGTGTACGGATTGCCGCAACAGCCCCTCCGTAGCGTCCTCTCCGACGCACCGCACGACCGGCGGCGCGGACGTGGGGAACTCAGCGGAGTGGAGGGCTGCGAGATGGACAGCAGCGGCAAGGTTCTGGATTTCGAAGAGTACGTACGGAACCGGCAGGACGCCCTGCTGCGCAGCGCCCGCCGGCTGGTGCCGGACCCGATCGAGGCCCAGGACCTGCTCCAGACCGCCCTGGTGCGCACCTACGGGCGGTGGGACGGGATAGCGGACAAGTCGCTGGCCGACGCCTACCTCCGCCGCGTGATGATCAACACGCGGACCGAGTGGTGGCGGGCCCGTAAGCTCGAAGAGGTGCCGACCGAGCAGCTGCCGGAGGCCCGGGTCGAGGACGGCACGGAGCAGCACGCCGACCGTGCGCTGCTCATGGACATCCTGGGAGTCCTCGCGCCGAAGCAACGCAGCGTCGTCGTGCTGCGACACTGGGAGCAGATGAGCACGGAGGAGACGGCGGAGGCCCTGGGGATGTCCACCGGCACGGTCAAGAGCACACTGCACCGGGCGCTCGCCCGGCTGCGGCAGGAGCTGGAGAGCCGTGACGCGGACGGACGTGCCCTGGACCGCCGCGCCGTCCGCGACGATCGGGGGCAGGAACGGTGCGCGGCCTGACCAAGGCCACTCCCAGCAGAACCGCCTGGATCACGGGTGGTGCCGTCGCGGCCCTCGCGGCGGCCGGCGGCCTGGCGCTCGTCGGCTGCGGCGCGGGCAGCGAGGGCCTGCGCAAGGAGGGGCGGGCGGACACCACCGAGGTCGGCGAGGCCACCCCGGGGGCCTACAGCGGCTCGGCGAAGGACGACACCC
It contains:
- a CDS encoding SigE family RNA polymerase sigma factor: MDSSGKVLDFEEYVRNRQDALLRSARRLVPDPIEAQDLLQTALVRTYGRWDGIADKSLADAYLRRVMINTRTEWWRARKLEEVPTEQLPEARVEDGTEQHADRALLMDILGVLAPKQRSVVVLRHWEQMSTEETAEALGMSTGTVKSTLHRALARLRQELESRDADGRALDRRAVRDDRGQERCAA